The following proteins are encoded in a genomic region of Actinomadura sp. NAK00032:
- a CDS encoding YtxH domain-containing protein, which produces MKTRMMFMAGAAIGYVLGTKAGRERYEQLKRLSQQVSENPNVQEAAGMLRAKGEEFAGAARGKANHLKERVPEQVPGRKADREQPEVFPG; this is translated from the coding sequence ATGAAGACGCGCATGATGTTCATGGCAGGCGCCGCGATCGGATACGTCCTCGGGACGAAGGCGGGGCGCGAGCGGTACGAGCAGTTGAAGCGGCTCTCGCAGCAGGTGTCGGAGAACCCGAACGTGCAGGAGGCCGCGGGGATGCTGCGGGCGAAGGGTGAGGAGTTCGCGGGCGCGGCGCGCGGTAAGGCGAACCATCTGAAGGAGCGCGTGCCGGAGCAGGTGCCGGGCCGCAAGGCCGACCGGGAGCAGCCTGAGGTGTTCCCCGGCTAG
- a CDS encoding site-specific integrase yields MSEDTINTSEDDKGRKKRPAQGKRRSRGDGGLYWSEDRQRWIAEVTVGYTPAGRRIVRKASDRTKTGALAKLKRKMRDYEDGLPAEDGSYTVARAVEDWLKYGLGNRDANTVKNRRSLAENHVIPDLGARKLAELSADDVDRWLAEKSKKLSTKTLREIRSVLKRAVARAQARDKVKRNVVLLCEVPTGQPGRPSKALTFEQADALLSAAEDGSAMGAYIVLSLLTGARTEELRELAWSHVVTYVPDRKGWVSVEEAGWQGEEFAVYVWRSVRRGGDTKTSKSRRTLKLPRRCVVALAALWDNQAAARAIGKGAGLVFPDENGDKRGPMNVLRAFRRVASRAGLNGAEWTPRELRHSFVSLLSDSGMPLEQIARLVGHSGTNVTETIYRHQIRPVIEDGATAMDQLFPGSHGEP; encoded by the coding sequence ATGAGCGAGGACACGATCAACACGTCAGAGGACGACAAGGGCCGAAAGAAGCGGCCAGCGCAGGGCAAGCGACGTAGCCGCGGTGACGGCGGGCTCTATTGGAGCGAGGACCGGCAACGGTGGATCGCCGAGGTCACCGTGGGCTACACGCCGGCCGGTAGGCGCATCGTCCGCAAGGCCAGCGACAGGACCAAGACGGGTGCGCTGGCGAAGCTCAAGCGGAAGATGCGCGACTACGAAGACGGCTTGCCGGCGGAGGACGGGAGTTACACCGTCGCCCGAGCCGTCGAAGACTGGCTCAAGTACGGGCTCGGCAACCGCGACGCGAACACCGTCAAGAACCGGCGCAGCCTCGCCGAGAACCACGTCATCCCCGACCTCGGCGCGCGGAAGCTCGCCGAACTGTCCGCCGATGACGTTGACCGGTGGCTCGCCGAGAAGTCGAAGAAGCTCAGCACGAAGACACTCCGAGAGATCCGCTCCGTTCTCAAACGGGCGGTTGCCCGCGCACAGGCGCGCGACAAGGTCAAGCGGAACGTTGTGCTGCTCTGTGAGGTCCCGACAGGCCAGCCGGGACGCCCGTCCAAGGCGTTGACGTTCGAGCAAGCCGACGCGCTTCTGAGTGCTGCCGAGGACGGTTCCGCGATGGGCGCGTACATCGTGCTGTCGCTTCTCACCGGCGCACGCACGGAGGAGTTGCGGGAACTGGCGTGGTCGCACGTTGTCACGTACGTCCCGGACCGCAAGGGATGGGTGTCCGTCGAAGAAGCGGGATGGCAGGGCGAGGAGTTCGCCGTCTACGTGTGGCGCTCCGTCCGGCGGGGCGGCGACACCAAGACCTCGAAGTCCCGGCGCACGCTCAAACTCCCTCGGCGCTGCGTGGTGGCCCTCGCCGCGCTCTGGGACAACCAGGCCGCGGCCCGCGCCATCGGCAAGGGCGCCGGTCTGGTGTTCCCTGACGAGAACGGAGACAAGCGCGGCCCGATGAACGTCCTCCGGGCGTTCCGCCGGGTGGCCAGCCGTGCCGGCCTCAACGGCGCCGAGTGGACGCCCCGGGAGTTGCGACACAGCTTCGTGTCTCTGCTGTCCGACAGCGGGATGCCGTTGGAGCAGATCGCCCGGCTTGTGGGCCATAGCGGGACCAACGTGACGGAGACGATCTACCGCCACCAGATCCGGCCGGTGATCGAGGACGGCGCGACCGCGATGGACCAGCTCTTCCCAGGGAGCCACGGGGAACCGTAG
- a CDS encoding helix-turn-helix domain-containing protein — MTSTEQILDKPLYRIPEVARLLSQSRAKVYELIRSGRLRTVKEGGVRLVTAHAIGEYVALLEREAKAA; from the coding sequence GTGACCAGCACTGAGCAGATTCTCGACAAGCCGTTGTACCGGATTCCGGAGGTGGCGCGTCTCCTCTCGCAGAGCCGCGCCAAGGTCTACGAACTCATCCGTTCCGGGCGTCTCCGCACCGTCAAGGAAGGCGGCGTCCGACTCGTGACCGCCCACGCCATCGGCGAATACGTCGCGCTCCTGGAGCGCGAGGCGAAGGCGGCCTAG
- a CDS encoding bifunctional DNA primase/polymerase — translation MTAPTRPPAPAPPRPDAAALARYALAAAARGWHVFPLAPGDKEPPHGVRWTRTATTDPDVIRRIWARRPYNIGIACGPSRLLVIDLDMPKPGEHPPARWALPGVNDGADVFALVCEQAGEAMPLETFQVRTRRGGFHLYFTAPTGVRLTNTGGEHGNGLGWKIDTRGDGGYVVGPGSFVDLPDGTGTYAPFHTPPPAPLPGWLAERLRPAPLPPQRPITVALATGHRGAYLGKAVTASLDAIAAAPEGRRNATLYGAAVALGQLVAGGALDPDDTEQLLTAAAVRAGLAEMPARRTIRSGFRAGTQRPRSVPA, via the coding sequence ATGACCGCCCCCACCCGGCCACCCGCGCCCGCACCGCCCCGGCCCGATGCCGCCGCGCTGGCCCGCTACGCGCTGGCCGCCGCCGCCCGCGGCTGGCACGTGTTCCCCCTCGCCCCCGGCGACAAGGAACCGCCCCACGGGGTGCGGTGGACGCGCACCGCCACCACCGACCCCGACGTGATCCGGCGGATATGGGCCCGCCGCCCCTACAACATCGGCATAGCGTGCGGCCCGTCCCGGCTGCTGGTGATCGACCTGGACATGCCCAAGCCCGGCGAGCACCCGCCGGCCCGGTGGGCGCTGCCCGGCGTCAACGACGGCGCCGACGTGTTCGCGCTGGTCTGCGAACAGGCCGGCGAGGCGATGCCGCTGGAGACCTTCCAAGTCCGCACCCGGCGCGGCGGGTTCCACCTGTACTTCACCGCCCCCACCGGCGTCCGGCTCACCAACACCGGAGGCGAGCACGGCAACGGGCTGGGCTGGAAAATCGACACCCGCGGCGACGGCGGATACGTCGTCGGACCCGGCAGTTTCGTCGACCTGCCGGACGGGACCGGCACCTACGCCCCGTTCCACACCCCGCCGCCGGCGCCGCTGCCGGGATGGCTGGCCGAACGGCTCCGCCCGGCGCCGCTGCCGCCGCAACGCCCGATCACCGTCGCGCTGGCCACCGGGCACCGCGGCGCCTACCTGGGCAAGGCGGTCACCGCCAGCCTCGACGCCATCGCCGCCGCGCCCGAGGGGCGCCGCAACGCCACCCTCTACGGCGCCGCCGTCGCCCTAGGCCAACTGGTGGCCGGCGGCGCCCTGGACCCCGACGACACCGAGCAACTGCTGACCGCTGCCGCCGTACGCGCCGGACTGGCTGAGATGCCCGCCCGCCGAACCATCCGGTCCGGGTTCCGCGCCGGCACCCAACGCCCCAGGAGCGTCCCCGCATGA
- a CDS encoding DNA cytosine methyltransferase, with product MTGSAPLSLGSMCTGYGGLDLAVSAVLDVETAWVADPDPGAAAILAHHWPDVPNLGDITAVDWTTVPPVDVVAAGFPCTDLSLAGAGAGITEGTQSGLWLVIAAALGVLRPRLVVLENVRAIVARRPGLDRVLSDLARLGFDAEWTCVRASDAGAAHQRWRWYLLAWPADADRPRLEGPRLRGTTPERRRTAADPARDRWHQGRPEPTRVIGRPDVALGGAAAARTDRHGRQVLQRDQSGMGTRDHADRCGPALDWGAYAPAIDRWARILGRPAPAPTEPGRDGRPRLSPPFVEWLMGLPAGWVTDPAIWTALAETSGKRRARFTPTSARNAQLKALGNGVVWQQGAAALAGLLDRLAADRPLSEGSAA from the coding sequence GTGACCGGCTCCGCCCCGTTGTCGTTGGGGTCGATGTGCACCGGATACGGCGGGCTGGACCTAGCCGTATCCGCCGTCCTGGACGTCGAAACCGCATGGGTCGCCGACCCCGACCCGGGCGCCGCCGCGATCCTGGCCCACCACTGGCCTGACGTGCCCAACCTTGGCGACATCACCGCCGTGGACTGGACGACCGTGCCGCCCGTCGATGTGGTGGCCGCCGGGTTCCCCTGCACGGACCTCTCCCTCGCCGGCGCCGGCGCCGGGATCACGGAAGGAACCCAAAGTGGCCTCTGGCTCGTCATCGCCGCCGCCCTCGGTGTACTTCGACCCCGGCTTGTCGTGCTGGAGAACGTGCGCGCCATCGTTGCTCGACGACCGGGGCTCGATCGTGTCCTCTCCGACCTTGCCCGCCTCGGGTTCGATGCGGAATGGACGTGTGTCCGAGCATCGGACGCCGGCGCGGCGCACCAGCGGTGGCGGTGGTACCTGCTGGCCTGGCCTGCCGACGCCGACCGCCCGCGACTGGAAGGGCCAAGGCTACGAGGGACAACTCCCGAACGCCGTCGCACTGCTGCCGACCCCGCGCGCGACCGATGGCACCAAGGGCGGCCCGAACCAACGCGGGTCATCGGGCGACCTGATGTTGCCCTCGGCGGTGCTGCTGCTGCCCGCACCGACCGCCACGGACGCCAAGTCCTCCAGCGGGACCAATCCGGCATGGGGACACGGGACCACGCTGACCGATGCGGCCCGGCGCTCGACTGGGGCGCCTACGCCCCCGCCATCGACCGGTGGGCCCGCATCCTCGGGCGGCCCGCGCCAGCTCCAACTGAGCCTGGACGCGACGGACGCCCCCGCCTGAGCCCTCCGTTCGTCGAGTGGCTCATGGGCCTGCCCGCCGGATGGGTCACCGACCCCGCCATCTGGACCGCGCTCGCCGAGACCAGCGGCAAACGCCGGGCCCGCTTCACCCCCACCAGCGCGCGCAACGCCCAACTCAAAGCCCTGGGCAACGGCGTCGTCTGGCAGCAGGGCGCCGCCGCCCTCGCCGGACTGCTCGACCGCCTCGCCGCCGACCGCCCGCTGTCCGAGGGGAGTGCGGCATGA
- a CDS encoding cell division protein FtsK — translation MSYSKSMGEVVHLPVRTSTAPADTSADTAADPLADAESAPALDAPAGAPDGAERIEDAAAAVVDIDTSFEVQLDPGADPDAEGEPVDDGIGYLLDDPEGDAYPVIPEHLRSLAGVGEAIARHARRMGHRIAFHTVRAPGYAVRAGVWSVVGLWRLIDRQLKWWWVSENDYLRSLAIAQGDSREWYKLHREVKETRRTRGTILAGQAVGVLAAGLVLVEVAPWWGWAAVAAVGVPWLAHLGRPEDRPIIVPATTVPRFRLLNHDVVLRAYYAAGLGHPEKPGQQVTFETTMSRTPQGEGSQVKVVLPHGTGFGDVVKAKDDLASGLDVAPSQVYLSHDPTSHRRHTLTVMDRDPLAVPAGKTPLLDCKPRNIWRPAPFGLDEHSRKVTVGLLWNSLLIGAQPRKGKTFAARLLALYAALDPAVRLSVVDGKNSPDWNKFALVAYHFIRGTVPNRAGDPVRQLIDALAEIKRHIIDTNDFLSTLPPEECPEGKLTEELCRRYPKRLFIWMLVVEEFQNYFELPDQDDNKQVAELLSFILAVGPSSGVILLSSSQKPSGVGAGDVQRLFNRYRDNHAVRFALRCGNRNVSDAILGGDAYSEGFDASALPVGKQYLGVGYLYGAADETPTVRTHLADHGDAEKILTAARTYRERAGTLTGYAAGEDTGTPDRDVLADVLAVFGADPGLHWTELADRLADQFPDRWADATPDAVSAQCRDLGVPSVNVKRAGVTVRGCRKNAVQAAADATATG, via the coding sequence ATGAGCTACAGCAAGTCCATGGGCGAGGTCGTACACCTGCCCGTCCGCACCAGCACCGCACCCGCCGACACCTCGGCCGACACCGCAGCCGATCCGCTGGCCGATGCCGAGTCGGCGCCCGCGCTGGACGCCCCGGCCGGCGCGCCGGACGGCGCCGAGAGGATTGAGGACGCCGCCGCGGCGGTGGTGGACATCGACACCTCCTTTGAGGTCCAACTCGACCCCGGCGCCGACCCCGACGCCGAGGGCGAACCGGTCGATGACGGGATCGGGTACCTGCTGGACGACCCCGAGGGCGACGCCTACCCGGTCATCCCCGAGCACCTGCGCAGCCTGGCCGGTGTCGGCGAGGCGATCGCCCGGCACGCGCGCCGGATGGGGCACCGGATCGCCTTCCACACGGTCCGCGCGCCCGGCTACGCCGTCCGGGCGGGGGTGTGGTCGGTGGTGGGGCTGTGGCGGCTGATCGACCGGCAGCTCAAATGGTGGTGGGTGTCGGAGAACGACTACCTGCGGTCCCTGGCGATCGCCCAGGGCGATTCGCGGGAGTGGTACAAGCTGCACCGCGAGGTGAAGGAGACCCGCCGCACCCGCGGGACGATTTTGGCCGGTCAGGCGGTCGGTGTACTCGCTGCGGGGCTGGTGCTGGTGGAGGTGGCGCCGTGGTGGGGGTGGGCTGCCGTCGCCGCGGTGGGGGTGCCGTGGCTGGCGCACCTGGGCCGCCCCGAGGACCGGCCGATCATCGTCCCGGCGACGACCGTGCCGCGGTTCCGGCTGCTCAACCACGATGTGGTGCTGCGCGCCTACTACGCCGCCGGGCTGGGCCACCCCGAAAAGCCGGGCCAGCAGGTCACCTTTGAGACCACCATGTCCCGCACCCCGCAGGGCGAGGGGTCGCAGGTCAAGGTGGTGCTGCCGCACGGCACCGGGTTCGGGGACGTGGTCAAGGCCAAGGACGACCTGGCGTCCGGGCTGGACGTCGCCCCGTCGCAGGTCTATCTGTCCCATGACCCGACCAGCCACCGCCGCCACACACTGACGGTGATGGACCGCGACCCGCTCGCCGTCCCGGCCGGCAAGACCCCGCTGCTGGACTGCAAGCCGCGCAACATCTGGCGCCCGGCGCCGTTCGGGCTGGACGAGCACAGCCGCAAGGTCACCGTGGGCCTGCTGTGGAACTCGCTGCTGATCGGCGCGCAGCCCCGCAAGGGCAAGACGTTCGCCGCGCGGCTGCTGGCCCTGTACGCCGCCCTGGACCCGGCGGTTCGCCTCAGCGTGGTGGACGGCAAGAACTCCCCGGACTGGAACAAGTTCGCGCTGGTGGCCTACCACTTCATCCGCGGCACCGTGCCCAACCGCGCCGGTGACCCCGTCCGCCAGCTCATCGACGCGCTCGCCGAGATCAAGCGGCACATCATCGACACCAACGACTTCCTGTCCACCCTGCCGCCCGAGGAATGCCCCGAGGGCAAGCTCACCGAGGAACTGTGCCGCCGCTACCCCAAGCGGCTGTTCATCTGGATGCTGGTCGTGGAGGAGTTCCAGAACTACTTCGAGCTTCCCGACCAGGACGACAACAAGCAGGTCGCCGAGTTGCTGTCGTTCATCCTGGCGGTGGGCCCGTCCTCCGGGGTGATCCTGCTGTCGTCCTCGCAGAAGCCGTCCGGGGTCGGCGCCGGCGACGTGCAACGGCTGTTCAACCGGTACCGCGACAACCACGCCGTGCGGTTCGCGCTGCGGTGCGGCAACCGCAACGTCTCCGACGCCATCCTGGGCGGCGACGCCTACTCCGAGGGCTTCGACGCCTCCGCGCTCCCGGTCGGCAAGCAGTACCTCGGTGTCGGGTACCTGTACGGCGCCGCCGACGAAACCCCCACCGTCCGCACCCACCTGGCCGACCACGGCGACGCCGAGAAGATCCTGACCGCCGCCCGCACCTACCGCGAGCGCGCCGGAACCCTGACCGGCTACGCCGCCGGCGAGGACACCGGCACCCCCGACCGCGACGTCCTCGCCGACGTGCTCGCGGTGTTCGGCGCCGACCCCGGCCTGCACTGGACCGAACTCGCCGACCGCCTCGCCGACCAGTTCCCCGACCGGTGGGCCGACGCCACCCCCGACGCCGTCTCCGCGCAATGCCGCGACCTCGGCGTGCCGAGCGTGAACGTCAAGCGCGCCGGCGTCACCGTCCGCGGCTGCCGCAAGAACGCCGTGCAGGCCGCCGCCGACGCCACCGCCACCGGCTGA
- a CDS encoding DUF2637 domain-containing protein, producing the protein MTTLNHHLPAALGTPASTAAPARPATHPAGAEDAPRGTSGPAGHDASHVSARGRALTSSEFTAVATVAALVAVLGLLGFVNSFAAVAEASRPSFGRLAWTVPLGIDLGIAIFAALDIVLARLDMRIRWLRFIPWGLTAATVYLNIAGEHGVFGKVAHAVLPALWVIAVEIAAHVIRIRAGIANGTRMDGIRTSRWILAPWPTLKLWRRMVLWEIRSYPDALNRERARVLALTDLQDTYGRWAWRRHAPRRVRALYRLGELPTTLPAQAAPGEASSDPSGGRPMDGPALAPVDRPALDAGPSRAPSRTARRTAAARSGGRGQGRSAARSRTGRAAASVPDVDELMPTGRRIAAELAAAGEPLTRNTLAARLREAGHTAGNARVGALLARLKTEPANPPSADPTADPSATVRAEDDAPSAAEGDTRS; encoded by the coding sequence GTGACCACGCTCAACCACCACCTGCCCGCGGCCCTCGGCACGCCCGCCAGCACTGCCGCGCCCGCCCGGCCCGCCACGCACCCGGCCGGCGCCGAGGACGCGCCGCGCGGCACGTCGGGTCCGGCCGGACACGACGCCTCGCACGTCTCGGCGAGGGGCCGCGCGTTGACCAGTAGCGAGTTCACCGCGGTCGCCACAGTGGCGGCGCTGGTGGCCGTGCTGGGCCTGCTGGGGTTCGTCAACAGCTTCGCCGCCGTGGCGGAGGCGTCCCGGCCGTCGTTCGGGCGGCTGGCCTGGACGGTGCCGCTCGGCATCGACCTGGGCATTGCGATCTTCGCCGCCCTCGACATCGTCCTTGCCCGCCTCGACATGCGGATTCGGTGGCTGCGGTTCATCCCGTGGGGACTGACCGCCGCGACCGTCTACCTCAACATCGCCGGTGAACACGGCGTGTTCGGCAAGGTCGCACACGCCGTCCTGCCCGCGCTGTGGGTCATCGCCGTCGAGATCGCCGCGCACGTGATCCGGATCCGCGCCGGCATCGCCAACGGCACCCGCATGGACGGGATCCGCACCTCCCGGTGGATCCTGGCGCCCTGGCCCACGCTGAAGCTGTGGCGCCGCATGGTGCTGTGGGAGATCCGCTCCTACCCCGACGCCCTCAACCGCGAACGCGCCCGCGTCCTCGCCCTGACCGATCTACAGGACACCTACGGCCGGTGGGCGTGGCGCCGCCACGCGCCCCGCCGGGTGCGCGCCCTGTACCGGCTCGGTGAACTCCCCACCACCCTGCCCGCCCAGGCCGCGCCCGGCGAGGCGTCCTCCGACCCGTCCGGCGGACGGCCGATGGACGGTCCCGCTCTCGCTCCCGTGGACCGTCCGGCACTGGACGCCGGACCGTCCCGCGCGCCGTCCCGGACCGCTCGGCGGACCGCCGCCGCCCGGTCCGGTGGACGCGGTCAAGGACGGTCCGCCGCCCGGTCCCGGACCGGTAGGGCCGCCGCGTCGGTCCCGGACGTGGACGAGTTGATGCCGACCGGCCGCCGGATCGCCGCCGAGCTGGCCGCCGCCGGTGAACCGCTGACCCGCAACACGCTGGCCGCGCGGCTGCGCGAGGCCGGACACACCGCCGGTAACGCCCGCGTCGGCGCGCTGCTGGCCCGACTGAAGACCGAACCCGCCAACCCGCCGTCCGCCGACCCGACCGCCGATCCGTCCGCCACTGTGCGCGCCGAGGACGACGCGCCGTCCGCCGCCGAGGGAGACACCCGGTCATGA
- a CDS encoding RRQRL motif-containing zinc-binding protein, with amino-acid sequence MARRRSSARFFDPTGARHGVPTWPWRMAPPHLRTRRQLAAEGLRPGGQEIAGQVLWNSRRGGGGVRAAYLYDVRFALPKRVPSERQRAALGKALAARRHCPTCGRDAGYVLPRHLGECLDCADGVTGTEVCAA; translated from the coding sequence ATGGCCCGCCGCCGTAGCTCCGCGCGGTTCTTCGACCCGACCGGCGCCCGCCACGGGGTGCCCACGTGGCCGTGGCGGATGGCGCCGCCGCACCTGCGCACCCGCCGCCAGCTGGCCGCCGAGGGGCTGCGGCCCGGTGGTCAGGAGATCGCCGGTCAGGTGCTGTGGAACTCCCGCCGCGGTGGTGGCGGGGTGCGCGCCGCCTACCTGTACGACGTCCGCTTCGCGCTGCCCAAGCGCGTCCCGTCCGAGCGGCAGCGCGCGGCCCTGGGCAAGGCGCTGGCCGCGCGCCGGCACTGCCCGACCTGCGGACGCGACGCCGGATACGTGCTGCCGCGCCACCTCGGTGAGTGCCTGGACTGCGCCGACGGCGTCACCGGAACGGAGGTGTGCGCGGCATGA
- a CDS encoding DUF3307 domain-containing protein: MFGADPIVFPAVFVALYAAHEVGDHWLQTHGQACGKGAAGWSGRILCARHVAVLTAVKAAAVTVVALVLALPVNPYAAAVALAVDAVSHYWADRRSTLLALADWLGRTLVAGKGEFARLGDGATAPTGTGAYALDQSWHVGWLLVAALLASLGVG, from the coding sequence ATGTTCGGCGCCGACCCGATCGTCTTCCCGGCCGTGTTCGTCGCGCTGTACGCCGCGCACGAGGTGGGCGACCACTGGTTGCAGACGCACGGGCAGGCGTGCGGCAAGGGCGCCGCCGGCTGGTCCGGCCGGATCCTGTGCGCGCGGCACGTCGCCGTTCTGACCGCCGTCAAGGCCGCCGCCGTCACGGTGGTGGCGCTGGTGCTGGCGCTGCCGGTCAACCCCTACGCCGCCGCGGTCGCGCTGGCGGTGGACGCGGTCTCGCACTACTGGGCCGACCGGCGTTCCACGCTGCTGGCGCTGGCCGACTGGCTCGGCCGCACCCTGGTGGCCGGCAAGGGCGAGTTCGCCCGGCTCGGCGACGGCGCGACCGCGCCGACCGGTACCGGCGCCTACGCCCTCGACCAGTCATGGCACGTCGGCTGGCTGCTGGTGGCCGCGCTGCTGGCCTCGCTGGGGGTGGGCTGA
- a CDS encoding WhiB family transcriptional regulator, which yields MSIVPSSLSLVDLVTELGERGECRHDPDLHMGPDAFESEPIAERLARQDVAREVCEDCPVWDLCLDYALRVRPAFGVWAGYLPRELAALRREARTLTAADLGEVA from the coding sequence ATGTCCATCGTTCCGTCGTCTCTGTCGCTGGTGGACCTGGTGACCGAACTAGGCGAGCGCGGCGAGTGCCGGCACGACCCGGACCTGCACATGGGACCGGACGCGTTCGAGTCCGAGCCGATCGCCGAGCGCCTCGCCCGGCAGGACGTGGCCCGCGAGGTGTGCGAGGACTGCCCGGTGTGGGACCTGTGCCTTGACTACGCGCTCCGGGTCCGCCCCGCGTTCGGCGTGTGGGCGGGCTACCTGCCCCGCGAGCTGGCCGCGCTCCGCCGCGAGGCCCGGACCCTGACCGCCGCGGACCTGGGTGAGGTGGCCTGA
- a CDS encoding GntR family transcriptional regulator: MAEPAYVRIAGEYARRIRRGELTPRTQLPSYTEIAQEHGVSDIVVRKALELLQSQGLVRSVRRRGNFVADRPNLVRVSPERQMETAEQSFENESEQQVQVERETQQIPASTELAEALGVPAGQEINHVITRATENGRPISISDTYQPRDVVGISEAAYLEETISDQLPVETHAEWLRTTPGDLVKTVHQRFLSADERIIMLSDISYPRDRYEAFVFRMTLK, encoded by the coding sequence GTGGCAGAACCGGCCTACGTCCGCATCGCCGGCGAGTACGCCCGACGCATCCGCCGGGGTGAACTCACACCCCGCACCCAGCTACCGAGCTACACCGAGATCGCCCAAGAGCACGGCGTCTCGGACATCGTGGTTCGCAAGGCCCTCGAACTCCTCCAGAGCCAGGGCCTCGTTCGCTCCGTACGCCGGCGAGGAAACTTCGTCGCCGACCGCCCGAACCTCGTTCGCGTGTCTCCTGAACGCCAGATGGAGACCGCCGAACAGTCATTCGAGAACGAGTCCGAACAGCAGGTTCAGGTAGAGCGAGAGACCCAGCAGATCCCCGCCTCAACCGAACTAGCGGAGGCCCTCGGCGTACCGGCGGGGCAGGAGATCAACCACGTCATCACCCGAGCCACCGAGAACGGGCGACCGATCTCGATCTCGGACACCTACCAGCCGCGGGACGTCGTCGGGATCTCGGAAGCTGCCTACCTGGAAGAGACGATCTCGGACCAACTACCGGTGGAGACGCATGCCGAGTGGTTGCGGACTACGCCCGGCGACCTCGTCAAGACGGTTCACCAGCGGTTCCTGTCGGCCGACGAGCGGATCATCATGCTCTCGGACATCTCATATCCTCGCGACCGCTACGAAGCGTTCGTGTTCCGCATGACCCTCAAGTAG
- a CDS encoding DnaB-like helicase C-terminal domain-containing protein, translating into MAKVNRPVLPDGPIREFFDALHQLHLAAGRPSMRNIQISIGRDVLSHTTIHKALRGPKVPSWGAIELIVEVLADKAKKNQPTTIEYFRQLWARAEGWSVDDHAQKERQHPPKDASARPILDFLLGALDEIEGTSAPEGTSRTILTGIDGLDDLTGGLRPGSLNIIASRVSVGKTAVTSTIGRSLAIERSISTAFFSLEESENEFQMRLLSAQGGVPFRQIRASQLKDEEWTRLARTMTDIASAPLWLMHSSTLNLRLFKQEIERLKSEHDLKVAIIDSLSPMVAASIEDGSAQDMADALRQLKRIGSEHRIVIIATARIKESSATYPTEPELADLKDGDDILNEADMVALLHRPDLYYFEDRPGEMDFRIMKYRHGPRYAFTVALQGHYMRILNLPRGWPNNMKDASEEESAATNEGNYGSLRHPDDSEVDKQGSSE; encoded by the coding sequence GTGGCAAAGGTGAATAGGCCCGTTCTGCCGGACGGTCCCATACGTGAATTCTTCGACGCCCTCCATCAACTCCATCTGGCCGCCGGCAGGCCGAGCATGCGAAATATACAGATCAGCATCGGCCGCGACGTGCTAAGCCATACAACTATCCACAAGGCGTTGCGCGGCCCTAAGGTCCCCTCATGGGGCGCTATTGAGCTAATAGTCGAGGTCCTCGCCGATAAGGCTAAGAAAAATCAACCGACGACGATCGAGTATTTTCGTCAACTGTGGGCTCGCGCAGAAGGCTGGAGTGTTGACGATCACGCCCAAAAAGAGAGGCAGCATCCTCCAAAAGACGCTTCGGCCCGCCCTATTTTGGATTTCCTATTGGGCGCGCTTGATGAGATCGAGGGGACTAGCGCCCCAGAAGGAACCTCACGCACTATTCTTACGGGAATCGACGGCCTTGACGATCTCACCGGCGGTCTCCGTCCCGGATCCCTAAACATTATCGCCTCAAGAGTATCTGTAGGTAAGACTGCAGTCACTTCTACGATAGGTCGCTCCCTGGCGATAGAACGAAGTATATCGACCGCCTTTTTCAGTCTAGAGGAGAGCGAGAATGAATTTCAAATGCGACTCCTGTCAGCCCAAGGAGGAGTACCGTTTAGACAGATAAGGGCTAGTCAACTGAAAGACGAAGAGTGGACTCGCCTAGCCAGAACTATGACCGACATAGCCAGTGCACCACTCTGGCTGATGCACTCCTCCACCCTAAATCTCAGACTCTTTAAGCAAGAGATCGAGAGACTGAAGTCTGAACATGATCTCAAGGTAGCAATTATTGACAGCCTTTCCCCAATGGTCGCAGCGAGCATTGAAGATGGCTCCGCACAAGATATGGCCGACGCACTTCGGCAACTCAAAAGAATAGGTTCCGAGCATCGGATCGTTATCATAGCAACAGCTCGAATTAAAGAATCTAGTGCAACTTATCCCACCGAGCCGGAACTGGCCGATCTAAAAGATGGCGACGACATTCTCAACGAAGCAGATATGGTCGCCCTCCTTCACCGGCCAGACTTGTACTACTTTGAGGATCGCCCCGGCGAGATGGATTTTCGCATCATGAAATACCGTCACGGACCCAGATATGCATTCACAGTAGCGCTTCAAGGGCATTACATGAGGATATTGAATCTGCCCCGAGGTTGGCCAAATAACATGAAAGATGCATCAGAGGAGGAAAGTGCAGCAACCAATGAAGGCAATTACGGTAGCCTGCGACATCCAGATGATTCTGAGGTTGATAAGCAAGGTAGTTCCGAGTAG